A DNA window from Theobroma cacao cultivar B97-61/B2 chromosome 5, Criollo_cocoa_genome_V2, whole genome shotgun sequence contains the following coding sequences:
- the LOC18599609 gene encoding probable glutathione S-transferase — protein sequence MPEVAGDEQEVKLVGAWYSPYVHRVAWVLKLKGIQYEFVEENLRDLNKKSSFLLDCNPVYKKVPVLLHHGKPIVESLFIIEYIDETWKHNPIFPTDPYDRAMARFWARLMDEMLLEGSKRALCAEGDQLKKEIEQVSDAMEVLEGMKKGKKFFGGETVGFLDVAFGWTTIWLEAIEEVAGIEFFNRDKYPHLDNWKSEFKQIHVVKDSLFPMEKLVRFFKKYRQSQLKLAAEK from the exons ATGCCCGAAGTGGCCGGCGATGAGCAAGAGGTTAAGCTAGTGGGTGCATGGTATAGCCCATATGTTCACAGGGTGGCCTGGGTGTTGAAACTGAAAGGAATCCAATATGAATTTGTGGAAGAAAATCTGAGGGATCTGAACAAGAAGAGCTCTTTCCTTCTCGATTGCAATCCAGTGTACAAGAAAGTCCCTGTGCTTCTTCATCATGGGAAACCGATTGTGGAGTCCTTATTCATCATTGAGTACATTGACGAGACATGGAAACACAACCCCATTTTTCCCACTGATCCATATGACAGAGCCATGGCAAGATTTTGGGCTCGCCTCATGGATGAAATG TTACTTGAAGGTTCAAAGAGAGCATTATGTGCTGAAGGAGACCAGCTAAAGAAGGAAATTGAGCAAGTATCAGATGCCATGGAAGTGCTTGAAGGAATGAAGAAGGGTAAGAAATTCTTTGGAGGTGAGACGGTGGGGTTCCTGGACGTTGCCTTCGGCTGGACTACTATATGGTTGGAAGCCATTGAGGAAGTTGCTGGCATAGAATTCTTCAACCGTGATAAATACCCCCACCTTGACAATTGGAAGAGCGAATTCAAACAGATTCATGTTGTCAAAGACAGCTTGTTCCCCATGGAAAAGTTGGTTCGgttctttaaaaaataccGTCAATCACAGCTAAAATTAGCAGCGGAAAAATGA